A region of Cucumis melo cultivar AY chromosome 2, USDA_Cmelo_AY_1.0, whole genome shotgun sequence DNA encodes the following proteins:
- the LOC127143757 gene encoding RING-H2 finger protein ATL43 gives MGTLPNSFSLFSLFFLFIAVSPAAPTTDLRSLNLILTHHLKETVFLASSSSSSSSSSSSSSSSPPPPPFIPSAPPPEEKPVYSPFRPSMAVVVGVLTTTFSITFLLLLYAKHCKRGNGAVVVGYSMRPNTTMGVPSFSTRKNSGIDQTVIESLPIFRFGSLSGQKEGLECAVCLNRFEPTEVLRLLPKCKHAFHVECVDTWLDAHSTCPLCRYRVDPEDVLLVEDVNIFLHNQPPPPPPPPPPRESNSKDVVLNLEQGRRSGKAGSGRVSGRHSSVGEKRTGESSYRDPALLRRSLDSKRTETVSVGCFDRHRKDGSLLPEEKSNQNQNQNRLEHRIIVSPRMPVVERWSDVQGSDLLYLRSEMIISDSRRYSVASLPVELKRQRRMGMMGKHAGKGTG, from the coding sequence ATGGGCACCCTTCCCAATTCCTTCTCCCTCTTCTCTCTATTTTTCCTCTTCATCGCCGTCTCTCCGGCAGCTCCCACCACCGACCTCCGATCTCTAAACCTTATCCTAACCCACCATCTTAAGGAAACTGTTTTtcttgcttcttcttcttcttcttcttcttcttcttcttcttcttcttcttcttctcccccACCACCGCCGTTTATTCCCTCTGCTCCACCTCCCGAGGAGAAGCCGGTCTACTCTCCATTCCGGCCGAGCATGGCGGTGGTGGTGGGTGTTCTAACCACCACTTTTTCTATTACTTTCCTACTACTTTTATACGCCAAGCACTGCAAGCGTGGGAATGGGGCGGTGGTGGTCGGTTACTCGATGCGTCCCAATACGACGATGGGTGTTCCGAGCTTCTCGACGAGGAAGAACTCTGGCATCGACCAGACTGTTATCGAATCGTTACCGATTTTCCGATTTGGGTCGTTGAGTGGACAGAAGGAAGGCCTGGAATGCGCCGTTTGTTTGAACAGATTCGAGCCGACGGAGGTTCTGAGACTTCTTCCGAAATGCAAACACGCTTTCCATGTCGAATGTGTCGATACTTGGCTCGATGCTCACTCGACTTGCCCTCTCTGTCGCTACAGAGTCGACCCAGAGGACGTGTTATTAGTGGAAGACGTCAATATATTTCTCCATAACCAACCACCTCCACCGCCGCCGCCACCACCACCACGGGAATCGAATTCCAAGGATGTAGTGTTGAACTTAGAACAGGGGAGAAGAAGCGGCAAGGCTGGATCCGGGAGAGTCTCCGGTAGACACTCGTCAGTCGGCGAGAAGAGAACAGGGGAGTCCAGTTACCGTGATCCAGCATTGTTGAGACGGTCACTCGACAGCAAGAGAACCGAAACGGTGTCTGTTGGGTGCTTCGATAGGCACCGTAAAGACGGGTCACTTTTGCCGGAGGAGAAATCAAATCAAAATCAGAATCAGAACAGATTGGAGCACAGGATCATAGTGTCGCCAAGGATGCCGGTGGTGGAGAGATGGAGCGATGTCCAAGGTTCGGATCTGTTGTATCTACGGTCAGAAATGATAATATCCGACAGCCGGAGATATTCAGTAGCTTCATTACCAGTAGAATTAAAGAGACAGCGACGGATGGGGATGATGGGGAAGCATGCCGGAAAAGGGACCGGATGA
- the LOC103494219 gene encoding ABC transporter I family member 17, with product MIPDTLTPANDSDGIHDGLREHLLVVNEEIENRGVDDHVKIRIRNLTNQILRGISVDIPKGKIVGIIGPSGGGKSTTLRALNRLWEPPAGSVFLDGQDIVNLDVLGLRRKVGMLFQIPVLFEGTVADNIRYGPQLRGKKLSDDEVHKLLSLADLDSSFFSKIGSELSVGQAQRVALARTLANTPEVLLLDEPTSALDPISTENIEDVLVKLKTKWGLTIVMVSHSIKQIQRIADIVCLLVNGEIVEILPPNKLSEAKHPMALKFLELSS from the exons ATGATTCCAGATACTCTTACTCCGGCTAATGACTCCGACGGTATCC ACGATGGGCTTCGAGAGCATCTACTTGTGGTGAATGAGGAAATTGAAAATAGAGGGGTGGATGATCATGTGAAGATTCGGATACGTAATTTGACTAATCAGATTCTCAGAGGAATCAGTGTGGATATACCTAAAGGGAAGATCGTTGGAATTATAGGGCCAAGCGGCGGTGGCAAATCAACGACCCTTAGAGCTCTTAATCGGCTGTGGGAGCCGCCGGCGGGTTCCGTGTTTTTGGACGGCCAAGATATTGTCAATCTCGACGTTCTTGGTCTTCGCCGGAAAGTCGGGATGCTCTTCCAAATTCCTGTTCTCTTTGAAG GTACTGTTGCTGACAATATAAGATATGGACCTCAGTTGAGGGGAAAGAAGCTGAGTGATGATGAAGTTCATAAGTTACTCAGTCTAGCAGATCTTGACTCGTCCTTCTTTAGCAAGATCGGCTCCGAACTATCCGTTGGGCAAGCTCAACGTGTTGCGCTTGCTCGAACCTTAGCCAATACACCTGAG GTATTGTTGCTAGATGAACCAACAAGCGCATTGGATCCTATCTCGACCGAGAACATCGAAGATGTATTGGTGAAGCTGAAGACGAAATGGGGATTAACAATCGTAATGGTTTCACATAGCATCAAACAAATCCAGAGAATTGCAGACATAGTTTGCCTACTCGTGAATGGGGAGATTGTCGAAATTCTACCACCGAACAAACTCTCGGAAGCAAAGCACCCGATGGCTCTCAAGTTCCTTGAACTCAGCTCTTGA
- the LOC103494216 gene encoding phospholipase A2-alpha produces the protein MPQFLLLLLLLLLLLLLLPSIAFLPSHALNIGVQALDASITMSKDCSRKCESEFCSVPPLLRYGKYCGLLYSGCPGERPCDGLDACCMKHDACVVAKNDDYLSQECSQSFLNCMENFKRSRSRPFKGNKCQVDEVIDVISFVMEAALIAGKVFHKP, from the exons ATGcctcaatttcttcttcttcttcttcttcttcttcttcttcttcttcttttgccATCCATTGCCTTTCTTCCTTCTCATGCTCTCAACATTGGTGTCCAAGCCCTTGATGCCTCCATCACTATG AGTAAAGATTGCAGTAGAAAATGTGAGTCTGAGTTTTGTTCAG TGCCTCCACTGTTGAGATATGGGAAATATTGCGGGCTGTTGTATAGTGGGTGCCCCGGGGAACGCCCCTGTGATGGCTTGGATGCTTGTTGTATGAAGCATGATGCTTGTGTTGTTGCCAAGAACG ATGACTATCTAAGCCAAGAATGCAGCCAAAGCTTCTTGAATTGCATGGAGAATTTCAAGAGATCAAGATCAAGACCTTTCAAAGGAAACAAATGCCAAGTTGATGAAGTCATTGATGTCATCTCCTTTGTCATGGAAGCTGCTCTTATTGCAGGCAAAGTTTTTCACAAACCCTAG